The proteins below are encoded in one region of Arthrobacter sp. CJ23:
- a CDS encoding LysR family transcriptional regulator, whose translation MLNDENLDLFDIRRLALLVEVVEQGSITAAADIMMYSPSAVSQQLRKLEQEVGQPLLNRRSRGVVPTEAGQVLAGHARKIVGQMRAARSDLGQIAGLRRGSLTVGTFPTLAGSFLPLVIRAFKTRYPAIGLSVRSARFDELVSDLESGVTGLCLLWDYPWNRFNDESIRITEVFQESTVILVAKGHPLAERDEVSMKDLRKESWIVRAEAHPVVEVLQRSAHDAGFEPNIGFLANDYQEAQAMVSVGMGVAMVPKTAVALQHPDVRILSLGSNAPLRRVLLAQRQDKVYAPAEVAFHSTLLEIARERGGDYL comes from the coding sequence TTGCTTAACGATGAGAACTTGGATTTATTTGATATCCGCCGACTTGCCCTCCTGGTGGAGGTGGTCGAACAGGGATCCATCACGGCGGCGGCTGACATCATGATGTATTCGCCCTCAGCCGTCTCGCAGCAATTGCGAAAGCTGGAGCAAGAAGTGGGGCAGCCCCTCCTTAATCGACGATCCCGCGGGGTGGTTCCCACTGAGGCCGGTCAGGTGCTGGCGGGACACGCGCGGAAGATCGTCGGACAGATGCGCGCAGCCCGGTCCGACCTGGGCCAGATCGCCGGCTTGAGGCGCGGCTCGTTGACCGTCGGCACCTTCCCCACGCTGGCCGGCTCATTCCTGCCATTGGTGATCCGCGCCTTCAAGACGCGATACCCGGCGATTGGCCTATCTGTGCGCAGCGCCCGATTCGACGAACTCGTCTCGGACCTCGAGTCCGGAGTGACCGGACTGTGCTTACTCTGGGACTATCCTTGGAACCGGTTCAACGACGAGTCCATTCGGATCACGGAAGTTTTCCAGGAGAGCACGGTGATCCTGGTGGCCAAGGGCCACCCCCTCGCTGAGCGTGATGAAGTGTCGATGAAAGACCTCCGAAAGGAGTCGTGGATAGTCCGCGCGGAGGCCCACCCCGTGGTGGAGGTACTTCAACGATCCGCCCATGACGCCGGCTTTGAGCCGAACATCGGCTTCCTTGCCAACGATTACCAGGAGGCCCAAGCCATGGTTAGCGTCGGCATGGGGGTGGCGATGGTCCCAAAGACTGCAGTGGCCCTGCAGCATCCGGATGTCAGGATTCTCAGTCTTGGCTCCAACGCCCCCCTGCGGCGAGTACTTCTGGCCCAGCGCCAGGACAAGGTGTATGCGCCCGCAGAGGTAGCTTTCCACTCAACGCTTCTGGAAATTGCACGTGAACGGGGAGGCGACTATCTCTGA
- a CDS encoding SLC13 family permease — MAKTIYQPAPEAESDIREVRSQRPNNRRRILLMTVAASVILGLVAILFGGAIFNPAATPESEPTMTATQIIPLVILVVMFVVATKWPLNIGVMGLVASFGVGYFMLGMTDKEILADFPANIVITIIGVTYFFNMAQRNGTIDIIVQNCVRFVRGKTLLLPWVFFLLAASLTALGTFSPAAVALLAPAAIGLAYESRIHPVLMGAFIINGAHAGGFSPLSVAGVLVHDIAVKNGFPISQGALFGASFALNLILSVLTVVLFALLGKLRDGETGRHADLETRKTRPHGQQIFTLALIVAMLVCALGLHMPIGFVALSAGLLLALVNIKEHRTFIGGVSWSTVLLVAGMITYVSLLQHVGVIDTLAEQALALGAPLLIALMLCYVIGVGSAFASSTALLTAFIPLAGPLLATSSLSASGTVAALAIAATVVDVSPFSTDGALVVANAREEDRQRVYKQLMMYAGGVVLAAPALAWALLVPTGIM; from the coding sequence ATGGCTAAGACTATTTACCAACCAGCTCCCGAGGCAGAGAGCGACATCCGGGAAGTACGTTCCCAGCGACCCAACAACCGCCGCCGTATCCTGCTGATGACGGTTGCCGCTTCCGTCATCCTGGGTCTGGTTGCCATCCTGTTCGGGGGTGCCATCTTCAACCCGGCAGCTACCCCGGAATCGGAGCCGACCATGACCGCCACCCAGATCATCCCGCTGGTCATCCTCGTGGTGATGTTCGTCGTCGCCACCAAGTGGCCGTTGAACATCGGTGTCATGGGGCTCGTCGCCTCCTTCGGTGTTGGGTATTTCATGCTCGGCATGACAGACAAGGAGATCTTGGCCGACTTCCCCGCCAACATCGTGATCACGATCATCGGCGTCACGTATTTCTTCAACATGGCCCAGCGGAACGGGACCATCGACATCATTGTCCAGAACTGCGTCCGGTTTGTGCGCGGCAAGACGCTGCTACTGCCATGGGTATTCTTCCTCCTGGCAGCGTCACTCACAGCACTGGGCACGTTCTCCCCCGCCGCCGTCGCACTGCTGGCGCCCGCCGCCATCGGGCTGGCCTACGAATCACGCATCCACCCCGTTCTCATGGGCGCTTTCATTATCAACGGAGCCCATGCCGGCGGCTTCTCCCCGCTCTCCGTCGCTGGAGTCCTGGTGCATGACATCGCTGTGAAGAACGGCTTCCCGATCTCCCAAGGCGCGCTCTTCGGAGCAAGCTTCGCCCTGAATCTGATCCTGTCAGTGCTGACCGTGGTGCTGTTCGCCCTCCTGGGTAAGCTTCGCGACGGCGAAACAGGCCGGCACGCCGACCTGGAGACACGCAAAACCCGGCCCCACGGCCAGCAGATCTTCACCCTTGCACTGATCGTGGCGATGCTTGTCTGCGCCCTGGGCCTCCACATGCCCATCGGATTCGTCGCCCTCTCTGCCGGGCTCCTTCTGGCACTGGTCAACATCAAGGAACACCGGACCTTCATCGGCGGAGTTTCCTGGTCCACCGTCCTGCTCGTTGCCGGCATGATCACCTACGTCTCCCTACTCCAACACGTCGGCGTCATCGATACCCTTGCCGAGCAAGCCCTTGCCCTCGGCGCACCACTGCTCATCGCCCTCATGCTCTGCTACGTCATCGGCGTTGGCTCAGCCTTCGCCTCCTCCACCGCACTGCTCACCGCGTTCATTCCCCTGGCCGGCCCCCTGCTCGCAACAAGCTCACTCAGCGCCTCAGGAACGGTCGCCGCCCTCGCCATAGCCGCAACCGTCGTGGACGTATCCCCCTTCTCCACCGACGGCGCCCTGGTTGTTGCGAACGCCCGCGAAGAGGACCGGCAACGTGTCTACAAGCAACTCATGATGTACGCCGGCGGAGTTGTCCTTGCGGCACCAGCCCTCGCCTGGGCACTGCTGGTACCCACCGGCATCATGTAA
- a CDS encoding FAD-binding and (Fe-S)-binding domain-containing protein: MHSNLTAPDRAHVIARLQIAGVPVEASGHRLAAYSYDASNYRIPPVGVAFPRDVEDVLAIIAVCRETGTVLIPRGGGTSMAGNAIGPGIVLDFSRHMNRILSIDATTGTADVEAGVVLAQLTRETERATGGNLTFAPDPSSKNRATIGGAIGNDACGNHSVRYGRTSDHVHEIDVVTSDGALLTVSLDGVRATDPSDAHSVSRAFQLGEELKDLAQNNLAAFRLELARIQRQVSGYHLANLLPENGLNIAKALVGTEGTCAVVVRARMKLVPKPSSALLVCLGYADVVDAAKDIETILEFSPAAVEGIDEAIVDTMRLRRGDDAVLGLPRGNAFLYVDLDGDDRDQVARQAALLLERLAANGRLVDGCAVPDPAERATLWRVREDGAGLSSRPASGGESQAGWEDSAVAPQNLAAYLADFRRLLDEYELTGIMYGHFGAGCMHIRITYDLRSEQGRSVFRKFTQAAAELVVRHGGSLSGEHGDGRARSALLPYMYSPRMLAAFQEYRKLWDAAGTLNPGSITDPDPIDTNLAHEGVPDREWRTHFELRPVDAAAAGTDPWVHAVQACIGVGRCRSDSGGVMCPSFRATGDEKDSTRGRSRVLQDMVRGARTIDEGWKSENVREALDLCLACKACSNDCPAGVDMASYKSEFFSHYYQGRLRPMSHFSLGWLPRWLKLTSRISPVVNAVLASPLGKLVAAAGGLTTQRALPKFASREMLREALEGFTKSPAGADTVLFVDSFTKGFRPEVAGAAARVIAGAGRQVSCETDACCGLTWISTGQLDAAKKMLTRTIAKLDDGSDAPIVVIEPSCAAALKKDGPELLGTEAAERVSHRVQSFAEAVKLWVEDGWKPRSIPTAVTVQTHCHEYSTFGAAVQRKALAAIGVADITEATGCCGVAGNFGFEASHYDISMTVAQQALMPALEATAADTPVLADGFSCAMQVKQLEPGRKSLHLAELLDPKPLT; encoded by the coding sequence ATGCACTCAAACCTCACCGCCCCGGATCGTGCACACGTCATTGCAAGGCTTCAGATCGCCGGTGTGCCAGTGGAGGCCTCGGGTCACCGACTGGCCGCATACTCCTATGACGCGTCCAATTACCGGATCCCGCCTGTCGGCGTCGCGTTTCCGCGCGACGTTGAGGACGTCCTCGCCATCATCGCGGTGTGCCGTGAAACCGGAACTGTTCTGATACCCAGGGGCGGAGGGACGTCCATGGCTGGGAACGCCATTGGACCTGGAATCGTGTTGGATTTCTCGCGGCACATGAACCGTATCTTGAGCATCGATGCGACCACCGGAACGGCAGATGTCGAGGCCGGGGTGGTGCTTGCCCAACTAACCCGGGAAACTGAACGGGCAACCGGCGGGAATCTGACCTTCGCACCTGACCCATCATCAAAGAACCGCGCTACGATCGGTGGCGCCATCGGCAACGATGCATGCGGCAACCACTCCGTACGATATGGGCGGACTTCCGATCACGTCCACGAGATCGACGTCGTCACCTCCGACGGAGCCCTCCTTACGGTATCGCTCGACGGCGTCCGGGCCACCGATCCCTCCGACGCTCATTCCGTCTCCCGCGCCTTCCAGTTGGGTGAGGAACTCAAAGACCTCGCCCAAAATAACCTGGCCGCGTTTCGCCTTGAACTTGCGCGTATCCAACGCCAGGTTTCCGGCTACCATCTTGCCAATCTCCTGCCCGAGAATGGCCTGAACATTGCCAAGGCGCTGGTCGGCACCGAAGGAACCTGCGCCGTCGTCGTCCGCGCCCGCATGAAACTCGTCCCCAAGCCGTCCAGCGCACTGCTGGTATGCCTCGGCTATGCCGACGTGGTGGACGCCGCAAAGGACATCGAAACCATCCTCGAATTCTCGCCAGCAGCGGTGGAAGGAATCGATGAGGCCATCGTGGATACCATGCGGCTGCGCCGCGGAGACGACGCCGTCCTGGGGCTTCCCCGGGGAAACGCCTTCCTGTACGTAGACCTCGACGGCGACGACCGGGACCAAGTGGCCCGCCAAGCCGCCCTGCTGCTGGAACGGCTCGCTGCGAACGGCCGGCTGGTCGATGGGTGTGCAGTGCCGGACCCTGCCGAACGCGCTACATTGTGGCGGGTGCGGGAAGACGGCGCGGGCCTGTCGTCCAGGCCCGCCAGTGGCGGAGAATCCCAAGCCGGTTGGGAGGACTCCGCGGTCGCACCGCAGAACCTTGCAGCCTACTTGGCCGACTTCCGGAGGCTCCTGGACGAGTACGAGCTGACCGGGATCATGTACGGCCACTTTGGAGCGGGTTGCATGCACATCCGCATCACCTACGATCTGCGCAGCGAACAAGGCCGCAGCGTGTTCCGCAAGTTCACGCAGGCCGCCGCGGAGCTTGTTGTCCGTCACGGGGGCTCCTTGTCTGGAGAACACGGAGACGGACGAGCCCGGTCGGCGCTGCTTCCGTACATGTACTCCCCTCGCATGCTCGCCGCGTTCCAGGAGTACCGCAAGCTCTGGGATGCGGCAGGGACACTGAATCCGGGGTCGATTACCGATCCGGATCCCATTGACACCAATCTGGCGCACGAGGGCGTCCCCGACCGTGAGTGGCGAACGCACTTCGAGCTACGGCCCGTCGATGCCGCCGCGGCCGGAACCGACCCTTGGGTGCACGCCGTCCAGGCGTGCATCGGCGTCGGAAGATGCCGTTCTGACTCCGGAGGAGTGATGTGCCCGAGCTTCCGGGCCACAGGCGACGAGAAAGACTCAACGCGTGGACGCTCCAGGGTCCTCCAAGACATGGTGCGCGGTGCCCGCACCATCGACGAAGGCTGGAAGTCGGAAAACGTCCGTGAAGCACTGGACCTGTGCCTGGCCTGCAAGGCCTGCTCCAACGACTGTCCCGCTGGCGTGGACATGGCGAGCTACAAGTCCGAGTTCTTCTCGCACTATTACCAGGGCAGGCTGCGGCCAATGTCGCATTTCTCTCTCGGGTGGTTGCCCAGATGGCTGAAGCTCACGTCCCGCATCAGCCCGGTGGTCAATGCCGTCCTGGCAAGCCCTCTTGGGAAGCTCGTGGCGGCGGCGGGCGGCCTCACCACACAGCGGGCCCTGCCGAAGTTCGCTTCCCGGGAGATGCTCCGCGAAGCCCTCGAAGGATTCACAAAGTCGCCGGCGGGCGCTGACACTGTGCTCTTCGTCGACTCCTTTACCAAGGGTTTCCGACCCGAAGTGGCCGGAGCCGCTGCACGGGTCATTGCCGGCGCTGGCAGGCAGGTCTCCTGCGAAACAGACGCCTGCTGTGGCCTCACTTGGATATCAACCGGCCAGCTGGACGCTGCCAAAAAGATGCTGACCAGGACCATAGCCAAGCTGGATGACGGCAGCGACGCCCCAATCGTTGTCATCGAGCCCAGCTGTGCCGCAGCATTGAAAAAGGACGGTCCCGAGCTTCTCGGCACCGAAGCCGCCGAACGCGTTTCCCATCGCGTCCAAAGCTTTGCCGAAGCGGTGAAACTATGGGTGGAGGACGGCTGGAAACCGCGATCAATACCGACGGCCGTGACCGTTCAGACTCATTGCCACGAATACTCAACCTTCGGGGCGGCGGTACAAAGGAAGGCGTTGGCGGCCATCGGCGTAGCCGATATCACCGAGGCAACAGGCTGCTGCGGAGTAGCGGGAAACTTTGGCTTCGAAGCGAGCCACTACGACATCTCCATGACGGTGGCACAACAAGCGCTCATGCCTGCCCTCGAAGCCACTGCAGCTGACACGCCCGTCCTGGCTGACGGCTTCAGCTGTGCGATGCAGGTCAAGCAGCTGGAGCCCGGGCGCAAGAGCCTCCACCTCGCCGAGCTCCTTGATCCGAAGCCCCTCACATAG
- a CDS encoding haloacid dehalogenase type II, producing the protein MAFETKPKFVTFDMNGTLIQFRINDAIREVLGERLPAEIADDYLKACKAYRIDECTGEYKPFHQIVAESMERATRGFDLEFRAADAQAVYEHIPTWGPYPGVTEALNRLAEEVPLVIITNSDTAHAVRLAENLQAPFDTIISAEQSGVYKPRLRAFEYMFDKLGATPDEIAHVSASPMYDLRPAAVMGIKNKVYVDRGFEHDEHWLGYERITDIADLPVLFGLPRSAA; encoded by the coding sequence ATGGCATTCGAAACCAAACCGAAATTCGTTACCTTCGACATGAACGGAACGCTGATCCAATTCCGCATCAACGACGCGATCCGTGAAGTCTTGGGCGAGCGACTCCCCGCCGAGATCGCAGACGACTACCTGAAGGCCTGCAAGGCGTACCGGATCGACGAGTGCACGGGCGAATACAAGCCGTTCCACCAGATCGTCGCCGAATCCATGGAACGCGCCACCCGAGGGTTCGATCTGGAATTTCGTGCGGCCGACGCGCAGGCAGTGTACGAGCACATTCCTACGTGGGGCCCGTACCCCGGCGTTACCGAGGCACTGAACCGCCTGGCGGAGGAAGTCCCGCTGGTCATCATCACCAACAGCGACACTGCGCACGCTGTGCGCCTCGCGGAGAACCTCCAGGCCCCATTCGACACCATCATCAGCGCAGAACAGTCGGGTGTCTACAAGCCACGGCTCCGTGCATTTGAGTACATGTTCGACAAACTGGGCGCTACACCCGACGAGATCGCGCACGTCTCCGCGAGCCCGATGTACGACCTGCGACCAGCAGCCGTAATGGGCATCAAGAACAAGGTGTACGTAGACCGTGGCTTCGAGCACGACGAACACTGGCTCGGCTACGAGCGGATCACCGACATCGCCGACCTCCCCGTCCTCTTCGGCCTCCCCCGTTCTGCTGCCTAA
- a CDS encoding PrpF domain-containing protein, whose product MKIEAEWMRGGTSKCWVFDTDHLDKAHTKLDDLLPRLFGSPDSRQIDGVGGATSTTSKAMILSRPAEDEVDVEFTFAQVGIEEAAVDWGSNCGNCSAVVGLYAIEKGWVVPTGDSTRIVTRNTNTGQIIIQRVSTPAGALPIVPDAQMPGVVFPGYRVGLGFQDPAGKTTGKLLPTGAATDAIMAGGTPWTVSMVDAGAPVVIVRAEELGLDTARYDTWKAGVELQLDTLDIIRRQAAVRMGMAATPAQAARAVPKVAIVGPPTGSDAEGDVNVMMLSMGKPHPALAITGSIALTLAARTPGTVLNTITGNTSEAVLKLRTPAGVIETWSEEHEGTLLVGVDRTARTIATSIIHLPETLGNAVEASLAAATR is encoded by the coding sequence ATGAAGATAGAAGCCGAATGGATGCGCGGAGGCACCAGCAAGTGCTGGGTCTTTGATACTGACCATCTGGATAAGGCCCATACCAAGCTGGATGATCTCCTGCCTCGACTCTTCGGAAGTCCGGATTCCCGCCAAATTGATGGGGTGGGCGGGGCTACCTCGACTACAAGCAAAGCAATGATCCTCAGCCGACCGGCGGAAGACGAGGTCGACGTCGAGTTCACTTTCGCACAGGTGGGGATCGAAGAGGCTGCTGTTGATTGGGGCAGCAACTGCGGGAACTGCTCGGCGGTTGTAGGCCTCTACGCCATCGAAAAAGGGTGGGTTGTGCCCACCGGCGATTCCACGCGAATCGTCACCCGCAATACCAACACAGGCCAGATCATCATTCAGCGGGTTTCAACTCCAGCCGGTGCCCTGCCAATCGTTCCGGACGCGCAGATGCCCGGCGTCGTGTTTCCCGGTTACAGAGTAGGTCTCGGCTTCCAGGATCCTGCCGGCAAGACCACGGGAAAACTACTGCCCACCGGTGCAGCAACTGACGCGATCATGGCCGGCGGAACACCCTGGACTGTTTCGATGGTCGACGCCGGAGCACCAGTCGTGATTGTCCGCGCCGAAGAGTTGGGGCTGGACACCGCCCGCTACGACACGTGGAAAGCCGGCGTCGAACTGCAGTTGGACACCCTGGACATTATCCGTCGCCAGGCAGCGGTCCGCATGGGAATGGCGGCAACCCCCGCTCAAGCCGCGCGGGCAGTTCCCAAGGTCGCAATCGTCGGACCACCTACGGGGTCGGACGCTGAAGGCGACGTCAACGTCATGATGCTTTCCATGGGCAAACCGCATCCCGCCCTGGCCATCACCGGCAGCATTGCCCTGACTCTCGCCGCCCGGACACCCGGCACCGTGCTCAACACCATCACGGGCAACACATCAGAGGCAGTCCTGAAACTCAGGACACCTGCGGGCGTCATCGAAACCTGGAGCGAGGAACACGAAGGGACCCTTCTAGTGGGCGTCGACCGGACAGCCCGCACCATCGCCACGAGCATCATTCACCTCCCGGAGACTCTCGGCAACGCAGTCGAAGCCTCACTAGCAGCAGCCACTCGATGA
- a CDS encoding alanine racemase: MNRIHQALNALVERIDTPAPIVLVDVMQDNIDRMQAFATGRNLDVRPHVKTHKCVEIGRRQVKAGAVGITAGNVGEAEVFAAAGFDDIFIAYPIWPSGTKGVRIRKLAVSTRLRVGVDNFAALDAIADAMGSEAERLEVVIEVDCGARRSGAPPEAAGDLGVAARKRGLVPVGVFTYPGHGSSSREARKRAAIDQEAALTAAVRSFNAVGISADVVSAGSTPTIEYSTSSIITEIRPGEYVFNDLNNTRLGACTEDQIALFVAGTVVSNWVPDQVIVNVGTKALSREGSPDIGYGAVPGTRAVLSKLNEYHGFLPLPAGDFRPSIGTVIPIVPNHVCPVVINFEELIVTDSTGTSLERWKVDARGFLS, translated from the coding sequence GTGAACCGTATTCACCAAGCACTCAACGCATTGGTCGAGCGGATCGACACTCCCGCACCCATCGTGTTGGTCGACGTGATGCAGGACAACATCGATCGCATGCAGGCCTTCGCCACCGGGCGGAACCTCGACGTCAGGCCGCATGTCAAGACGCACAAATGCGTCGAGATAGGCCGGCGCCAGGTGAAAGCCGGTGCAGTCGGAATCACCGCAGGCAATGTGGGTGAGGCCGAGGTGTTTGCCGCGGCCGGCTTCGACGATATCTTCATCGCCTACCCCATTTGGCCTTCCGGGACCAAAGGCGTGAGGATCCGAAAGCTTGCCGTAAGCACCCGGCTACGGGTCGGCGTCGATAATTTTGCGGCACTCGACGCCATTGCTGATGCGATGGGCTCTGAGGCCGAACGGCTGGAAGTCGTGATCGAGGTCGACTGCGGTGCCCGCCGTTCCGGCGCACCGCCCGAGGCGGCGGGCGACCTCGGGGTTGCCGCCCGCAAGAGAGGCCTGGTGCCGGTGGGTGTCTTCACCTACCCAGGTCACGGCAGCTCCAGCCGGGAGGCCCGCAAGCGTGCCGCGATAGACCAGGAAGCCGCGCTCACCGCCGCCGTTCGCAGCTTCAACGCGGTAGGCATCAGCGCAGATGTGGTCAGTGCCGGCTCCACACCCACGATCGAATACTCAACCAGCAGCATCATCACCGAGATCCGGCCCGGCGAGTACGTTTTCAATGACCTCAACAACACCCGCCTCGGGGCCTGCACGGAAGATCAGATTGCTCTGTTCGTCGCTGGCACCGTGGTCAGCAACTGGGTTCCCGATCAGGTCATTGTCAATGTAGGCACCAAGGCACTGAGCCGCGAAGGCAGCCCCGATATCGGCTACGGCGCAGTCCCCGGCACTCGGGCCGTCCTCTCCAAACTCAACGAGTACCACGGGTTCCTCCCGCTACCCGCCGGCGATTTCCGCCCCAGCATCGGCACCGTCATTCCGATCGTGCCCAACCACGTCTGCCCGGTAGTCATCAATTTTGAAGAGTTGATCGTCACGGACAGCACGGGAACATCGCTTGAGCGCTGGAAAGTGGACGCCCGTGGATTCCTCAGCTGA
- a CDS encoding SDR family oxidoreductase: MVWTIQTSNLLHKGVTNMRLDKTTAVVTGASSGIGEAVSAHFRHEGARLLLTGRRERIDSAQPEDLYVPGDLNDEAFVEELARQAADSFGTVDVVVLNHGLQVSGPLTEMAYEDAKNVLHSNLLSAFLMMKHFAPLMPAAGGSFVLVSSRLGLVGKPDEVLYSAAKGGLIMLAKGAAIEWAPRNIRVNVVAPGLTVTPVIEASFQRRDDPVAYRREREGQIPLQRLATPDEIADAILFMASPESSYITGAVLPVDGGYTAF, translated from the coding sequence ATGGTATGGACCATTCAGACAAGCAATCTACTTCACAAAGGTGTGACCAACATGAGACTTGATAAGACCACGGCTGTAGTAACAGGGGCCAGCAGCGGAATCGGCGAGGCAGTAAGTGCACATTTCCGTCACGAAGGCGCACGGCTCCTGCTCACAGGCCGCAGGGAACGAATCGATAGCGCCCAACCTGAAGACTTGTACGTTCCCGGAGACCTCAACGATGAGGCATTCGTCGAAGAACTAGCGCGCCAGGCCGCCGACTCGTTCGGGACCGTGGACGTCGTAGTCCTCAACCACGGACTGCAGGTCAGTGGCCCACTGACGGAGATGGCCTACGAGGATGCGAAGAACGTGCTTCACAGCAACCTGCTCAGTGCGTTCCTGATGATGAAGCACTTCGCACCACTGATGCCCGCCGCTGGTGGTTCGTTCGTCCTCGTCAGCTCGCGGCTCGGCTTGGTGGGCAAGCCCGATGAGGTCCTGTATTCCGCAGCCAAGGGCGGCCTCATCATGCTGGCCAAGGGTGCGGCCATCGAGTGGGCACCACGGAACATCCGCGTCAACGTCGTCGCCCCGGGACTGACCGTGACCCCGGTCATCGAAGCATCGTTCCAGCGCAGGGACGACCCCGTCGCCTACCGTCGGGAGCGCGAGGGCCAGATCCCGCTCCAACGCCTCGCCACTCCCGACGAGATCGCCGACGCGATCCTTTTCATGGCGTCGCCGGAGTCCTCATACATCACCGGAGCGGTTCTCCCCGTCGACGGCGGATACACCGCCTTCTGA
- a CDS encoding RidA family protein — MRLPLAQTVKGNSASERLRVLGLVLPSLADNPYFVHHRAVDSSIHISGQLPYKDGELLGQGIVGRDVELETAKDLARHTALNCLAAAVQAVGDLDRVRIVQMLVFVASAPDFGLQSQVANAASDLLIEVLGENGRHARTAIGVAGLPLNTPVEIQMICTAV, encoded by the coding sequence ATGAGATTGCCGCTAGCTCAAACCGTCAAGGGCAACTCGGCTTCAGAAAGGCTCCGGGTCCTCGGCCTGGTTCTTCCAAGCCTCGCTGACAACCCGTACTTCGTGCACCACCGGGCCGTGGACTCCAGCATCCACATCTCCGGCCAACTGCCTTACAAGGACGGTGAGCTGCTCGGCCAAGGGATTGTCGGCCGGGATGTCGAGCTGGAGACAGCGAAGGACCTCGCACGCCATACCGCGCTTAACTGCCTCGCCGCCGCAGTGCAGGCGGTCGGAGATCTGGACAGGGTACGGATCGTGCAGATGCTGGTCTTCGTGGCAAGTGCACCGGATTTCGGTCTGCAGTCGCAGGTCGCCAACGCGGCCAGTGACTTGCTCATTGAAGTGTTGGGCGAGAACGGACGGCACGCGCGCACCGCGATCGGCGTCGCCGGATTACCGCTCAACACTCCGGTAGAGATCCAGATGATCTGCACAGCCGTTTAG
- a CDS encoding FAD-binding oxidoreductase: MNALAATPRNGDLGFWMAGLADNKPTYPGFSGQDSVDLAIVGGGYTGLWAAYFAKKLEPSLKVAVFEAEQIGYGASGRNGGWLSAMPPGNRATFARASAGGLEASRALQQEFVAGVDSVLDILQTEGINADQHKGGALVAAHTKAGLGRLVARRAADLKYGLSEDEIQMLDRDDFQSRINISTVHGGLFYKHCARFHPAKLVYGLADTLTSMGVSIYEGSRVNSVDENTLTLATGRVNAAKTFICTEGYSGPLLGRRTLIPINSSMIVTKPLSDEAWQQIGWNGLQCLSDSAHTFIYAQRTADGRITMGGRGVPYRYGSGTGGTGSTAQSTVNLISEKLRTFFPGVRFEVDHAWSGVLGVTRDWNGGVHWDQEAGIGSSTGYAGHGVTAAYVGGRTLAELAFERETERTTLPWVGYRSRNWEPEPIRWLGVHGMYRLFGLADQWEERRDSTKTSLLAKFGSRLAGLHE, encoded by the coding sequence ATGAATGCCCTTGCAGCAACACCCCGAAACGGAGACCTCGGCTTCTGGATGGCCGGACTCGCGGACAACAAGCCTACTTACCCCGGCTTCTCTGGGCAGGACTCTGTAGACCTGGCCATTGTGGGTGGTGGTTACACAGGCCTGTGGGCCGCCTACTTTGCCAAGAAGCTTGAACCCTCACTCAAGGTGGCAGTATTTGAGGCAGAACAGATAGGCTACGGCGCCTCCGGCCGAAACGGCGGCTGGCTCTCAGCAATGCCCCCAGGAAACCGAGCCACCTTCGCCCGCGCATCAGCAGGTGGTCTGGAAGCGAGCAGGGCCTTGCAGCAGGAGTTTGTGGCCGGCGTCGATTCTGTCCTGGATATTCTTCAGACTGAGGGCATCAACGCTGATCAGCACAAGGGCGGAGCCCTCGTGGCTGCCCACACCAAGGCGGGTCTTGGACGGCTGGTGGCCAGGCGTGCCGCCGACCTGAAATACGGGCTGTCCGAAGACGAAATCCAGATGCTCGACCGCGATGATTTCCAGAGCCGGATCAACATCTCCACCGTCCATGGCGGGCTCTTTTACAAGCATTGCGCGCGGTTCCACCCCGCGAAACTCGTGTACGGCCTTGCCGACACCCTGACCTCCATGGGCGTCAGCATCTACGAAGGCAGTCGAGTGAACAGTGTCGACGAGAACACCCTCACCTTGGCCACGGGACGCGTCAACGCTGCCAAGACGTTTATCTGCACGGAAGGCTATTCGGGACCGCTGCTTGGCCGCAGAACACTGATACCGATCAATTCCTCAATGATCGTAACCAAGCCACTCTCGGACGAGGCCTGGCAGCAGATCGGATGGAACGGGCTCCAGTGCCTCAGCGACTCCGCGCACACCTTTATCTACGCCCAGCGAACAGCGGATGGCCGCATCACCATGGGAGGCCGAGGAGTCCCCTACCGCTACGGCTCGGGCACCGGAGGAACCGGCTCAACAGCCCAGTCCACCGTCAACCTGATCTCGGAGAAGCTCCGAACATTCTTCCCGGGCGTCCGCTTCGAAGTGGACCACGCCTGGTCAGGAGTTCTGGGAGTGACCCGCGACTGGAACGGCGGTGTTCATTGGGATCAAGAGGCCGGGATCGGATCGTCAACAGGCTATGCGGGACACGGAGTCACGGCCGCCTATGTCGGCGGACGAACCCTCGCGGAACTGGCCTTCGAACGCGAGACCGAACGAACCACACTTCCCTGGGTGGGCTACCGCTCCCGCAACTGGGAGCCGGAGCCCATCCGCTGGCTAGGTGTTCACGGCATGTACCGACTCTTCGGTCTGGCTGACCAATGGGAAGAACGCCGGGATTCCACCAAGACCTCACTCCTGGCCAAATTCGGCAGCAGGCTCGCCGGACTCCACGAATAG